The following proteins are encoded in a genomic region of Acidobacteriota bacterium:
- a CDS encoding peptidylprolyl isomerase, which produces MVYAQGQSPKVRILIQTELGGIEVELEAQRAPVTVANFLKYVNGGHYTNGRFHRTVKRAPDNQPNNAIKIEVIQAGVHPDDTKQEFPPIQLERTNVTGLKHRDGTISMARAGADTATSDFFICIGAQPELDFGGQRNPDGQGFAAFGQVTKGLDVVKKIQQAPADKQALTPPIKIISIKRLN; this is translated from the coding sequence ATGGTCTATGCGCAAGGCCAGTCGCCCAAGGTGCGCATACTCATCCAGACAGAACTGGGCGGCATCGAAGTCGAACTCGAAGCCCAGCGCGCGCCTGTCACGGTCGCCAATTTTTTGAAGTATGTGAATGGCGGCCATTACACCAACGGGCGCTTTCATCGCACGGTCAAGCGCGCGCCGGACAATCAGCCGAACAACGCCATCAAGATCGAAGTCATTCAAGCAGGCGTGCATCCTGACGACACCAAACAAGAGTTTCCGCCGATTCAACTTGAACGCACGAACGTGACGGGTTTGAAGCATCGGGATGGCACCATCTCGATGGCGCGGGCGGGGGCGGATACGGCGACTTCGGACTTTTTTATTTGCATTGGCGCGCAACCCGAACTGGATTTTGGCGGGCAGCGCAACCCCGATGGCCAGGGCTTCGCGGCCTTTGGGCAAGTGACCAAGGGGCTGGATGTGGTGAAAAAGATTCAGCAGGCCCCGGCTGACAAACAGGCGCTGACGCCGCCCATCAAAATTATTTCGATCAAACGCCTAAACTGA
- a CDS encoding SUMF1/EgtB/PvdO family nonheme iron enzyme: MSTQANFDSSSTGVSAGRVLGGRYRLDALIASGGMGEVYRATRLHIGDEVAVKVLRSELVDNAVTRERFQREARAAARLRHPNAVVIHDFGEEADGVTFIVMELLDGRNLRQVLDDEGVLDPVRVYQLLTQICAVLAEGHKLGIIHRDLKPENVIASERHGMAEQVKLLDFGIAKLLDKEQDSGMLEPALTKVGTFIGTPSYMSPEQCQGEPVDERSDIYSLGVVLYELLTGQLPFTAKTPTGVAIKHVMETPKPLREQRPDLSAEIEQVVLRALEKRPPDRQPTARVLAQEFAAAVKLTVPSAALATPHAEGGALPGASSEPTLLDPASTQMLKPARDTNPQQHGTGAQAQSYDTSVGAAVKPKDVQAEIPTGSAPLAAAASDSGVSGSLANAAASAALPASAGLDTQRLAARKDEAPPDNSPAAILTRLRAQPLLLGALAVIVLLGAVAWWLTSPSSEPRAETPVPVTPTPPSSATPVATPTATPATFEDMVYVPAGSVLLNANSNGKCPIAAVTIKPFYLDKTEVTNEQYALFLAANNYPPPPSWTGGLFAAGAEKLPITDVSWEDATTYAAWAGKRLPTEAEWEYAARGGKDWLYPWGNEWRAELANVNGKQLQPAGSFAQGRGAFGAFDLIGNAAEWTASNYNACAKDEAASAASDAANKVVRGGSYESKEATAALRQSLPAKRQGAANFKAVGFRCARDVQ; this comes from the coding sequence ATGAGTACCCAGGCAAATTTCGATTCCTCTAGCACAGGCGTCAGCGCTGGCCGCGTCCTTGGCGGGCGTTACCGTTTGGATGCGCTTATCGCCAGCGGCGGCATGGGCGAAGTCTATCGTGCCACGCGCTTGCATATCGGCGATGAAGTGGCGGTCAAAGTCTTGCGCTCCGAACTGGTGGACAACGCCGTCACGCGCGAACGCTTTCAACGCGAGGCGCGGGCGGCGGCGCGCTTGCGCCATCCCAATGCCGTCGTCATTCACGATTTTGGCGAAGAGGCCGATGGCGTGACGTTCATCGTGATGGAATTGCTGGACGGGCGCAATTTGCGGCAGGTGTTGGATGATGAAGGCGTGCTTGATCCCGTGCGGGTGTATCAGCTTTTGACGCAGATTTGTGCTGTGCTGGCCGAGGGGCACAAGTTGGGCATCATTCACCGCGATTTGAAGCCGGAAAACGTGATCGCTTCTGAACGGCACGGTATGGCCGAACAGGTCAAGTTGCTGGATTTTGGTATCGCCAAGTTGCTCGACAAAGAGCAGGACTCAGGCATGTTGGAACCGGCGTTGACCAAGGTCGGCACTTTCATCGGCACGCCCAGCTATATGTCGCCCGAACAGTGTCAGGGCGAACCGGTGGATGAGCGTTCGGATATTTACAGCCTGGGCGTCGTGCTTTACGAATTGCTGACCGGCCAATTGCCCTTCACGGCCAAGACGCCGACGGGCGTGGCGATCAAGCACGTGATGGAAACACCCAAGCCGTTGCGCGAGCAGCGCCCCGATTTAAGCGCGGAGATTGAACAAGTCGTGTTGCGCGCGTTGGAAAAGAGGCCGCCCGACCGGCAGCCCACAGCGCGCGTCCTGGCGCAGGAATTCGCTGCGGCGGTGAAATTGACTGTGCCGAGTGCCGCCTTGGCGACACCCCACGCCGAAGGTGGGGCGCTGCCCGGAGCGTCGAGCGAGCCGACTTTGCTGGACCCGGCTTCGACACAGATGCTCAAACCGGCGCGCGACACCAATCCGCAACAACACGGCACTGGCGCGCAGGCGCAAAGTTATGACACTTCGGTGGGCGCGGCGGTCAAACCAAAAGACGTTCAAGCCGAGATTCCCACCGGCAGCGCGCCATTGGCCGCCGCAGCGTCCGACTCAGGCGTATCAGGCAGCCTCGCCAATGCTGCCGCCAGCGCCGCTTTGCCCGCCAGCGCCGGTCTCGACACGCAACGTTTGGCGGCCCGCAAAGACGAAGCCCCGCCCGACAATTCACCCGCCGCCATCCTGACCCGGTTAAGAGCACAACCATTGTTGTTGGGCGCGTTGGCGGTCATCGTTTTGTTAGGAGCTGTCGCCTGGTGGTTGACCAGCCCTTCATCCGAACCCCGCGCCGAAACGCCGGTGCCGGTGACGCCCACGCCGCCCAGCAGCGCTACGCCGGTGGCGACTCCCACTGCGACGCCCGCGACATTTGAAGACATGGTGTATGTGCCCGCCGGCTCGGTGTTGTTGAATGCCAACAGCAACGGCAAATGTCCGATTGCGGCAGTCACGATCAAGCCGTTTTATCTGGACAAAACCGAAGTCACCAACGAACAGTACGCCTTGTTTTTGGCGGCCAATAATTATCCGCCGCCGCCTTCGTGGACAGGCGGATTGTTTGCGGCGGGCGCCGAGAAATTGCCCATCACCGATGTCAGTTGGGAAGACGCGACCACTTACGCCGCCTGGGCGGGCAAGCGGTTACCGACCGAAGCCGAATGGGAATATGCCGCGCGCGGCGGCAAAGACTGGCTCTATCCCTGGGGCAACGAATGGCGCGCCGAATTGGCCAACGTCAATGGCAAGCAATTGCAACCCGCCGGCAGTTTTGCGCAAGGCCGCGGCGCCTTTGGCGCGTTCGATCTGATCGGCAACGCGGCGGAATGGACGGCCAGCAATTACAACGCTTGCGCCAAAGACGAAGCCGCCAGCGCCGCTTCCGATGCGGCCAACAAAGTGGTGCGGGGCGGCTCTTATGAAAGCAAAGAGGCGACGGCGGCGTTGCGGCAAAGCCTGCCCGCCAAACGGCAAGGCGCTGCGAATTTCAAAGCCGTCGGCTTCCGCTGCGCGCGCGATGTGCAATGA